The following DNA comes from Mesorhizobium sp. B2-1-8.
GCATCAGGATGACAGGAACGCCATGACGAAGAACGGCAAGGCGGAGGAAAAGAAGAAGATCAACATCGCCCTTCAGGGAGGCGGCTCGCACGGCGCCTTTTCCTGGGGCGTGCTCGACCGGCTGCTGGAGGATGGCAGGCTGGAGATATCGGCGGTTTCCGGCACCAGCGCCGGCGCCATGAACGCGGTCGCATTGGCCGATGGTTTCGTGCGCGGCGGGGTCGAGGGTGCCAGGCAGAAGCTGGACGATTTCTGGCACGCGGTGGCGGCGAAGGGCCGGTTCAGCCCGGTGCAGCGCATGCCGTGGGATGTCGCCTGGGGCAATTGGTCGATCGAGAACACGCCGGGCTATGTCTTCTTCGACACCATGTCTCGAGTGTTTTCGCCCTATGTCGCCAACCCGCTCGGCCTCAATCCGTTGCGCGACGTGGTCGCAAGGGAGATCGACTTCGGGAATGTCCGCGCCTGCAAGTCGATGGAGCTGTTCATCTCCGCCACCAATGTCGAGACAGGGCAGTTGCGGGTGTTTTCCGATGGCGAGATCGACCTCGACACGGTGATGGCGTCGGCCTGCCTGCCGCAACTGTTCCGCGCCGTCGAGATCAAGGGCGTGCCCTATTGGGACGGCGGTTACGGCGGCAATCCGGCGCTCTACCCGTTCTTCAAGACCGCGGCGACCGAAGATGTGCTTCTGGTACAGATCAATCCGGTGGTGCGCGAGGGAACACCAAGAAGCGCCAACGAGATCCAGAACCGCATCGACGAGATCACCTTCAATGCCGGGCTTCTGCGCGAATTCCGCTCGATCGCCTTCGTCAAGGAACTGATTGCGGCAGGTCGACTGCCGCATGGCGAATATCGCGACATCCGCATGCATCGCATCGATGCCGACGAGGCGTTCAAGGATCTGTCGGCATCGTCCAAGGTCAATGCCGAATGGGCCTTCCTGACCTATCTGCGCGACCTCGGCCGCACCGCCGCCACCGACTGGCTGGAAGAGAATTACGATGCCGTCGGCAGCCAAGCTACGCTCGACCTGTCCGGCGAACTCGATGATGGGTTCAAGCCGGTACGCGGTCCCGCACCCGGCCGTCGGGTCAAGGAATTTCTCGCCGCGCGCAAGAACCCCGAGGCCGAACGCCGTCGGGCCTGAATCCGACGGCGCTGGCTCCACGGCAGCGTCTGCCGGCAGCCATGACGGGGGTCTCCGGAGCAGCGCCCAGTCCAGCGTTGTCGGCGTGACGGCAACCTTGGCGTGCGGAAGAGCCGTCATCATGCTGACGCCTGCTGCCACTGACGGTCGGATGGTGCTGCCCCGGAGCGTTCAGTGGCATCGGGCGCAATGCTCGGTACAGAATTGCGAATAGGACGAAATACACCTGGTATTCCCGCACCTGTCTCGCGCCGCGCCCGAAGTCGGGCGTATCATGACACGCGGTCCGGGACGCAATAATGCGGGCGCATAGGTGCTTTCAGCATCTGTCCGACGTCGGTGCATCGGGGTCGGCAAGCAGCCTGATCCGAAGGGGCCGTCGTCCCGTTTCCCGAGCGATTCCAGTCCTTTGGCCGAGTGTTGTGGCGCCGCTGCCATTGTCCCTCGCCGATCGCACTGACGCCGATCGTCGGTTTGTGCCTGCACTTCAATCAGCGACGCGACGCGGATCGCGGCTGTAGTCCGGAGACGACCCATGGCGAGCGCGGCTGGTCGCCCGTGGCCGAAGTTTCAGGGGCGGATCGCGAGCCAGCGGGCGCTTCGTCAAGTAGACAGGCAAGTCACGAAGAACCGTTTCATGGCGACCACACCTTGCCCGGCTATGCAATGCTGCTGCAACTTTGGGACTATATTGCGATGCAACTTTGATGTAGAAGCGCGCTCGCCGATCACGGCGATTTGAACACGGTCAGGCGCGCACCCATATCGGCGACGCGCCCGCGTCATAAGAGGCGGTGCTGGCCGAACCCGCAGTGGAAAAATGACGATGCCTAAAATCAGGTTTCACAAGCTTGCAGCCATTGTTGTGCTCATCGGTTTCGCGGCGTGGATGGCGACGGGCGAGTTCTCGTCGGTCGGCAGTGTAGCGGCCAACAAGGCCAAGGCAGCCGAAGTCGAGCAGGGCAAGGCGCCGGATGCGAGCAAGCCGAAGGCGGCGGAAGCCGAACAGAAAGCGCCGCTGCGCACCGTCGCGGTGGTGACGCCGCCGCGCAAGACCTATGCGCGCGCCATCCGCATTTCCGGGCTGACCGAAGCCGACAAGCGCGCGGTGCTTGCAACCCGCGTCGCCGGCGTCATCGACCAGCTACCTGTCAAGCAAGGCGATCACGTCAAGACCGGCGACCTGGTGCTGATGCTCGCCGCCGAGGAAAAGATCTCGATGGTCGACAATGCCAAGCAGCTTGTCGCGCAGCGCCAGGCCGAGCTGGACGCGTCGTTGCGGCTGATGAAGACCGGCAATTTGCCCAAGCTGCAGCTCGACACCGCCCGCTCCAATCTGACTCTGGCGCAATCCCAGTTGGACACCGCGCAGGCCGAGCTCGACCGCAACGAAGTAAAGGCGCCGTTTGACGGCGTCATCGACCGGGTGCCGGTGGAACTGGGCAGCTCCGTCATGCAGGGCGGCGAGGTAGCGACCATCCTCAAGCTCGATCCTGTGATCGCGCGCGGCGAAATCAGCGAGCGCGACCTCGGCTATCTCAAGATCGGTGACAAGGCCAGCGTTCGGCTGGTCAGTGGCCAGACCGTCGAAGGCACCGTGCGCTATATCAGCCGCGACGCCTCGTCGGCGACCCGCACCTTCCGTGTCGAGATCGCCATCCCCAATGCCGATGGCTCCGTGCCGGCCGGCATGACGGCCGAAATCCAGCTCAGCGCCTTGCCGACCGACGCCGTCCTGTTGCCTCGCTCGGTGGTGACGCTCGGCGACAAGGGCGATCTGGGCATCCGCGCCGTCGGCAAGGACAACAAGGTGGCGTTCTTCCCGATCGACCTGGTCGACGATACGCCGACCGGTCTCGTGCTCGGCGGCATCCCGGCCGATGCGCGCATTATCGTCGCCGGCCAGGAACTGGTGAAGGAGGGCGATGAGGTCCATCCGGTCGAGGCCGACCAGGCAACCATCAACAAGCTGATCGGCGAAGCCACCGCCGGGACGCAGTAGCGCGGGGCGCCGGCGCCGGGCCTTGCCCGGCGACAGCATGTCCGTTCGCCACTCCCCAAGCCAACAGCAGGCATAAGTCATGGATATCGTCAGACTCGCAATCAACAATGCCCGCCTGACCATCTCGGTCCTGGTCTTCCTGCTGATCGCAGGCTGGGTCGCCTATCAGTCGACGCCGAAGGAAGCGGAACCCGACGTTCCGATTCCGATGATGTATGTCAGCCTGATCTATCAAGGCATTTCGCCCGAAGATTCCGAGCGCCTTCTGCTGCGGCCGATGGAAAGCAAGCTGAAGAGCCTGAAAGGCCTCAAGGAGATGCGCTCGGCCGCTTTCCAGGGCGGCGGCTATGTGCTGGTCGAGTTCCAGCCGCAGACCAACCTGGCGACGGCACTGCAGGATACGCGCTCCAAGGTTCAGGACGGCAAGGCCGACCTGCCGCAAGCGGCCGAAGAGCCCGTCGTCACCGAGGTCAACATTTCCGAATTTCCGGTGCTCGTCGTCACGCTGTCGGGCGAATTGCCCGAACGCGTGCTGGCGGCTGCGGCGCGCGAACTGCGTGACCGCATCGAGGAAGTGCCCGGCGTCCTCGAAGGTTCCCTGCAAGGGTCCCGCGACGATCTGGTCGAAGTCGTCATCGATCCGATGAAGCTGTCGTCTTACGGTTTGCAGCTCGATCAGCTGATCGGCGCCGTCGGCGCGTCCAACAGCCTCGTCGCCGCCGGCAACATCGAGGGCTCGCAGGGCAAATACGCCGTCAAGGTGCCGTCGCTGATCGAGACGCCCGAGGATGTGGCCGCACTTCCCGTGGTCGCCGGTCCCAATGCCGTGGTTCAGGCCAAGGACATCGCGACGATCCGCTCGACCTTCGCCGATGCCACGACGATCACGCGCCTCAACGGCAAGCCGGCCATCGCCATCGAGGTCAAGAAGCGCATCGGCGCCAATCTGATCGACACGCTGACCAAGGTCAGGGAGGTGTCCGACACCTTCGTCAAGACCATGCCGGAAGGCATGCACGTCACCTACACGCAGGACAAGTCGGTCTTCGTCAACCAACTGCTCGGCGATCTGCAGAACCACGTGATGATCGCCGTCATCCTGGTGTTCATCGTCATCCTCTACGCGCTGTCCGGGCGTGCCTCGCTGCTCATCGGCCTGGCCATTCCGTCATCCTTCCTGATCGGCATCCTGCTGCTGGCCATGATGGGCTACACGATCAACATGATCGTGCTGTTCAGCCTCATCCTGGCCGTCGGCATGCTGGTCGACGATGCCATCATCGTCACCGAGTTCGCCGAACGACGGATGAGCGAGGGCATGCCGAAGCAGGAAGCCTTCGCGCTCGCCGCCAAGCGCATGGCCGGTCCGGTCATCGCGGCGACGATGACGCGTATCGCCGCCTTCTCGCCGCTGTTGTTCTGGCCGGGGATCATCGGCGATTTCATGAAGTACATGCCGATCACGCTGATCGTCACGCTGTCGGCCTCGATGCTCTATGCACTGGTCTTCGCGCCGACGCTGGGGGCGATCTTCGCCAAGGCGCCGCAGCATCACGAGGAAGGCAATCGCGATGGCTGGTACATGGCTGTCGTCAAGCAGGCAGTACGCTTCCCCATCACCGTGATGGTGCTCACCGTCGTCTTGCTGGCCGGCATCTTCGTTGGCTATTCGAAGTACGGTGCCGGCGTCGAGTTCTTCCCGAGCGTCGAACCCGACTACGGCCTGCTCTATGTGCATGCCCGCGGCAACCTCTCGCTGGCCGAAATGGATACCGCGACCAAGATTGCCGAAAACCGGCTGCTCGGCTGGCCGGGCGTGAAGTCGGTCTATACGCGCGTCGGCAAGTCCCAGGGCGGCGGCCAGGACGTGCCCGAAGACGTCGTCGGCGTCATCCAGTACGAATTCATCGACTGGCGCGAGCGCAAATCGGCCAACGATATCCTGAACGACCTGCGTGGCGTGATGGCCGGCATTCCCGGCGTCGACGTCGAGGTGCGCGTGCCGGAAGCCGGCCCGCCGACCGGCAAGCCGATCCAGATCAGGCTTTCGGCCATCGACCCCAAGGGATTGGACGAGAAGGCGCGCGAAGTCGCCGCACGCATCGGCAAGGTGCCCGGCGTCATCGACATTTCCGATGGCTTGCCGCCGCCAGGCGTCGACTGGGCACTCGAGGTCGACCGGGCCAAGGCCGCCCAATACGGCATCAGCCCAACCTCGGTCGGGACGGTGGTGCAACTCGTCACCAACGGTCTGAAGCTCTCGGAATACCGGCCGGCCGGCGCCGACAAGGCGGTCGACATCCGGCTGCGCTTGCCCGAGGACCGGCGCACGCTGTCGACGCTCGACGAGCTCAGGGTACAGACCTCGCAAGGATCGGTGCCGATCTCGAACTTTGTCGTTCGGAAGGCGAAGCCGAGCGTCGGCATCCTCAATCGCATCGACGGTGCCCGCACCGTGGTGGTGCAGGCCAACGTCGCCGCCGGCGCTCAGGTCGCCGCCGTTCAGCAGGAGGTTACCCAGGCCGTCGCCGACATGAATCTCGGCAGTGGCATACGCTGGAAACTGGCCGGCTCGAACGAGGACAGCGCGGAAGCCAGCGCCTTCCTCAGCAAGGCCTTCGGGGCCGCGATCTTCCTGATCTTCCTGGTGCTGCTGGCGCAGTTCAACAAGTTCACCAGCGTCTGGCTGGTGTTGTCCTGCGTCGTCATGGCGACGATCGGCGTGTTCCTCGGATTGCTGATAACAGGCGAGACGTTCGGCATCGTCATGTCGGGCATCGGCGTCATCGCGCTGGCAGGCGTGGTGGTGAACAACAACATCGTGCTGATCGACACCTATGACCGGCTGCGCGAGGAAGGCTGGGACAAGATGGACGCGGTGCTGCAGACCTGCCGCGAGCGTGCGCGTCCGGTTGTGCTGACGGCGGTATCGGCCATTCTCGGCGTGCTGCCGATCGCCTTCGGCCTCGGGCTCGAAATCTTCCATCACGAGACGACGATCAATGCGCCGTCGACGCAATGGTGGATTTCGCTGTCCTCGGCGATCGTCTTCGGCCTGTCCTTCGCCACCATCCTGACGCTGGTGGTGACGCCGTCGATGCTGATGGTGTTCACGCGCGCCAAGATCAAACCGGGTGCGCGGCGCGGCTGGTTCAGCCGCCTGTTCCGGCGTGGCAAGGGCCAGATCTCATCGGACACGCCGGCAGCGGATGCAGGCGCCGAGCCGGCAATTGCCTTCCCGAAAGCCGCCGAATAGACGGCTCCCCGATCTAACTGCCAAAGGCCGCCCGGAACAACCGGGCGGCCTTTGGCATTTTCCCTCAGGGCCGATGTCCCAGCATTGTCTCGCAAGCAACGCAGAGCGGGGAATTTGTCATGCCGATCAGCACCATCGTCATCATCGTCCTGATCCTCGTCCTCATCGGAGCGGTGCCGGCGTGGCCGCACTCGCGATCCTGGGGTTATGGACCTTCGGGCATTGTCGGTGTGGTGCTGGTGGTGGTTCTGGTGCTGGTGTTGATGGGGCGGCTTTGAGCCGTCGCCTCAATTCGTAAAGGACGAAAGGCCTTCAGCCTCGGGTAAGTTTTAAGTGCCGTCGGCGTCGGAAATCAGGCAGCTTCCGCGGCGCCATTCACGGTGGCGATGCCGACATCTTCGAGAGCCTCGGCGACCGCCCGATCAAGCGGCGTATGCGGGATTTCTCCAATGACGCCTTCCAGCCGCGTCGAAGCCAGCCGGTGTGGCTGGAAGCGCAGGTACGACATCGAGACGATCTCGCGCCACATCGCCACGAACGGGCTGCCGGCGCGCAGCACCCACCAGGGCATCGCTGCCATCTTCAACTGATGGCCGACGGCCTTCTCGACCGCGGCCTTGATCTGAAGATCGGTGACGGCGTGGCCGGGGAAGTTCAGCGCCTCATAGAAGCCGAGCTTGTCGAGATTGCGGGCCAGCGCGACGAAACCGACGGCGAAGTCCGGCAGATAGGCCCATTCATGCACGAGGTCGGCCGGACCAGGTGCTGTGTACGTGCCCTTGTTGATCTTGGCGGCGACGATCAGGTCGAACCACGAGCCGCTGCCGGTGCCGCCGAAGAAATCGCCGGCGCGCAGAAGGATGGTGCGCACCCGGCCGGCCTCGGCCTCACGGCGGAACAAATCCTCCATGGCGCAGCGAATGCGGCCTTTTTCCGTGGTCGGATGGAAGGGGGTGTCTTCCGTGATCACCGCCGGCATTGGCGAGCCGTAATTGTAGACGGTGCCGGGGAAAAGGTGCAGCGCGCCGTTGGCATGGCAGGCCGCCATGACGTTCTGCGCCATCGGCAGGCACTTGCCCCAATCGGTGTAGATCGGGTTCAGGCCGTTGAAGATGATATCGACACCCTCTGTGGCCTGGATCAGCGATTGACGGTCGAGCGCATCGCCGGCAACCGCCGTGGCGCCCTTAAGCTCAGCCGGCATCTTGCCGGTACGGGTGACGGCACGGATGTCGAAGCCAGCGTCGATGAAGGCTCTGGCAACCACGCGGCCGAGCCGGCCATTGGCGCCGAGGATTGCGATCTTGGTCATTCTTCGTCTCCTTGTTCGCTTTGAAGTGCGGGGATTGGCTTTGAAGTGCCGGGTTGCTTCGAAGTGCGGGTTTGCCGTGAAGCGACGGGACAAGCCCGCCGCTTTCTGGATCTTCGGAGGATCCGCCGTTCAGCGGCTGCCCGAGAGGTCGCGGTTGCTGCCCTGGACGACAGGCTTCTGATTGGTCGCCTCGGATTTGCCGATCGAAGCGGTGGTCGTGTTGTCGGTGCTGGCGACGGCCGGCTGGCTGGCATTGCCCGAGCCAAACTTGTCGCTGCCGGCAAAAGCGGTGCTGCCGGCGATGAGGAGGGCGGCGGCGGTGAGTGCAATCTTGGTCATTGGATTACTCCTGGTTGGTTGTTGCAGTCGGTATCGGTGTTTGCAGGGTGAATATGATTGCTTCATGGATGAATTGGAATTGACTACGAATGCAGTTTTGATATTCATTATTGAATGGATGACATCGACTGGAATCTGATCAAGAGCTTTGTCACCGTGGCGGAAACCGGCAGCCTGTCGGCCGCGGCGCGAAAGCTGTCGGCAAGCCAGCCGACGCTTGGCCGTCACATCGGGGAGTTGGAACAGGCGCTAGGCGTCACGCTTTTCCGGCGCGGGCGAAGCGGCTATGCGTTGACGGAAGCCGGTGCCACGCTGTTCGAACGCGGCAAGGCGGTTAGCGAGCAGGCGAATGCCTTTTCACGGCTCGCGCTGGGCTCGGTGGAGGCGATCGAGGGCACGGTGCGGATTGCCGCCAGCGAAGTGGTGGCGGCCTATGTGCTGCCAGACATGATGGCAAGGCTCGGCATCGAGGAACCCGGCATCGAGGTCGAGATCGTTGCGTCGAACCAGGTCGAGAACCTGCTGCGTCGCGACGCCGACATCGCCATTCGCATGGTCAAGCCGGCGCAAAACGAACTGGTGGCACGCAAGGTCTGCGATATCGCGCTCCGTGCCTGCGCGGCCATCTCCTATCTCAAGAGACAGGGGCGCCCGCTGGGGCCGGCTGATCTCGTCAATCACGCCCTGATCGGCTTCGATCGCAGCGACGAGATGATCCGAGCCTTTTCCCAGTATGGCGCCTCGGTCACCCGAAACAGTTTCCGCTTCAGGGCCGACAATCAGATCGTGCTCTGGGAAGCGGTGCGGGCGGGAAACGGCATTGGTCTTGGCCAGGAGCCGCTGGCAGACCGCGATCCGCTCGTGGAAAAGGTGTTGCCCGGCCTGCCATTACCTGCCCTGCCGGTCTGGCTCGCCATGCATCGCGACGTGCGCGGCAGCGTGCGCATCCGCCGCGTGGCCGACTTTCTCCATGAGGAGTTGAGGCGCTATTCGGCAGGTGCGGCGTCGGGGGCGAATTCGGCGCGGTGAGCCAACCCGGCCATCAAAAGAACGACGATCAGCAGGCCCGCCATGGCGATGAAGATCGGGCCGAAGCTGAAATGTTCGGCAACGAAGCCGATCGCCGACGGCGCCACCAGAATGCCGGAATAACCCATGGTGGTGACCACGCTCATGCCGGTGCCCGACGACATGCCTTCCTGGTTGCCGCCGGCCGAAAATATGATCGGCACCATGTTGGCGATGCCGAAGCCGCAAAGCGCAAAGGCCGCGATAACGAGCCAGGGCGAGGGTGACAGGCCGGCGATCAGCATGCCGGCGGCGGCGAATACAGCCGATCCGCGCAGCGTCGTCACCGCGCCGAAGCGGTTGCGGACACCATCACCGAAAAAGCGCATGATCGCCATGACGCCGGAGAAGGCGGCGTAGGCCAAGCCGGCGACGGCGAGGTCGGCGCCGAGTTCCTGCCGCAGATACAGCGCCGCCCAGTCGAGTACCGCGCCCTCGGAAATCATCGTCAGCAGGGCCATCAGGCCGATCAGGTAGACCAATGGGTTTGCCGGCAAAGTGAATTTGTGGTGCTCGGCCGCTTGAGGCCTGTTTTCGGCCACGATATGGGGGACCGCCGCCGCGATCGCCGCAAAGGCAAGCGCGGTCACCACCGCGGCATGGGCGAAATGGCCATAGGTCTGGATGGCAAAGCCGCCAAGGGCGCCGCCGGCGAAACCGCCGAGGCTCCAGAAGCCGTGCGAGGAGGACATGATGGCGCGCCCCAGCCGCCGTTCCACCACCACCGCATTGGCATTCATGGCGACATCCATGCCGCCGATCGAGCCGCCGAAGATGAACATGGCAGCGGCCGCCAGCGGCACGTTGGGCGCCAGCGCCACGACCAGCAGGCCGAGGCTGCCGCAGAGACCGAACCAGCGCAGCACGGTGCGCGAGCCATGTCTGGAGATCAGGTGGCCGCACCATGTCATGGCGGTGACCGCGCCGGCGCCAAACAAAAGGATCAGCAGGCCGAGCGTGAATTTCGAGATGTCCAGCCTGGTCAGGAACACCGGAATCTGCGGCGCCCAACTGCCGGTCAGAAAACCGTTGGCGAGGAAAATGGCGGCCACCGCCCATCGCCCGCGGATGGCAGTCTGCATGGCGTTCGACGCGTTCATAGGGCGAATCCGGTCAGAAAATGGCTTTGCGCGGCAAATTAGATCGATTCAATTTTCAGTCAAGCGCTCTTGTGGGAAAGCATTTGGGCCAAACGGACTCAGTGATCCCTAGGACGCCTGGCTTCGAATTCGGCCTTCTTGGCGTCCGAAGCCTCTGTCTGGTTGAGCGCCTGCCACTGCGCATAGGGCATGCCGTAGACGATCTCGCGCGACTGGTCCTTCGAGAGATCGACGCCCTCGGCATTGGCAGCCTCGCGATACCAATTCGACAGGCAGTTGCGGCAGAAACCGGCGAGGTTCATCAGATCGATGTTCTGCACGTCGCTACGTTCGCGCAAATGGGTCACCAGCCGGCGAAAGGCGGCCGCCTCGAAGTCGCGCTTCTGTTCGTCGCCGAGTTTGGTCATCGGAACCTCCGTCATAGCGGCCCGGTGCGCGAGCCAAACATCTTTACCGCATGTATATCGGGACGGCGGTCGATGCCGTCAACGATCGGGGCCAGCCGCTCGGCCCAGGCGAGAATGCCCTGCTGGTCCGCTATCAGGTCCTGGCGGATTTCGATCAGCGCATGGGCGTAGCCATTGACGATGGCGTGCCTGAACATGGTGTCGCCGCGCAGCGCGCCGTCATACGGTTCGTTGTCGCCGACGATGAGGTCTTTGTCCTCAGCCAGCATGTCGATCAGCTGTCGCGCCGCCCGGTCGTCTTTGTCCCAGAGGATGCCGACATGCCAGGGCCGCTGCCTGCCTTGCATGGCCGGCGTGAAGGAGTGCACCGAGAAGATGAAGGGCGCCTTGCCGGTGGCTTGCACGACCGACGCAATCATGGCGCCGACCGCATCGTGATAAGGACGGTAGAACCGATCAAGCCGCCTTTCGCGTTCTTCCGGCGCCATGGGATAATTTCCTGGAATGATGGTGCCGTCATAGAGCTGGCGAATGAGGGTTGGATCGTCCTCGCCCCGGTTGGGATCGATCAGCAGCCGCGAGAAATTGGCGAGCACCGCCGGTACGTCCAGCAGGGCCGCCAGTTCGCGCGTCACCGCTTCGACGCCGATGTCATAAGCGATATGGCGGCCGAATTCGGCCGATGGCAGCCCCAGGCTGCCATACTCCTCGGGCAGGTCGCGGCGGGCATGATCGGCCAGAAGCACGATGCCCCGCTTGCGGTCGCCCTCGACAATATCGAATGGCGCGAAAACTGTGGATCGGGTCATTGGCGGGAAATGGGCTGTTCGCTGGCTTCCGGGGAGGGTGCTATCGTCATTCCACGAAGACGACGCGTGCGCAATGCCGTTGTTTGGCCAAGGTTTCCGCTGAAATCTGGCAAGGGGCGACGGATGGCGCGCCGAGAGCCTTCCTAAATCGATTGGATTGGTTGAAACGGCGCGTTGACATGCGCCCGGACTTTTCCGAAAAGGGGCGCAGAGAGATGCTGATGTGGTTCTTGAGGGGTTTTGGAATGGGTTGCGCCGGCAGGCAGCGCATGCGCTCAGCCTTTGCCATGCCATTCCTGATCCTGACCGTTGGCGCGTCGGCAATGGTCATGGCCTCGCCGGCGCACGCCGATTTCCGCGTCTGCAACGCCACGCAGAACCTGGTCGGTGTCGGCATCGGCTATCGTGCCAAGGCCGGCTGGATCACCGAGGGCTGGTGGCACATCGATGGATCGAGCTGCAAGACGTTGATCGAAGGGCCGTTGTCATCAAGGTTTTACTATCTTTATGCAGAAGACGCCGAGCGCGGCGGACGCTGGGACGGCCCGATCAACATGTGCGTGGCTGAAAAAGAGTTCAAGATCGCCGGCGTAAGCGACTGCGTCGCCCGGGGCTTCCAGCGCGCCGGATTCCAGGAATATGACACGGGCGAGCAGGCAAGCTGGATGGTCCAGCTCACCGATGAGCCCGCAACGGGAGGCGCCCCAGCCGCCCCGGGAACGAATAGTCAATGAGACGTAGCCGTAAGGTCAAGATCCTCGCCACCATCGGTCCGGCCTCCTCGTCCGAGGAGATGCTGAAGAAGCTGTTCGAAGCGGGCGCCGATGTCTTCCGCATCAATATGAGCCATACCGATCATGAGCTGATGCGCACGCTGGTCGCACGCATCCGCGCCGTCGAGGAAAAAGTCGGCCGGCCGATCGGCATCCTGGCCGACCTGCAAGGCCCGAAGCTGCGCGTCGGCAAATTCGCCAACGGCAAGGAAGTGCTGACGCTGGGCCAGACCTTCACGCTCGACGACAATCCCGAGCCTGGCACCTCGACCAGGGTCTACCTGCCGCATCCGGAAATCCTGAGTTCGGTCGAGGCTGGCCATCGCCTCTTGATCGACGACGGCAAGCTCGAGCTGAAGGCGGTGAAGAGCGACGGCAAGTCGATCGTCTGTACCGTCATTGCCGGCACCACGATTTCCGACAAGAAGGGCGTCAGCCTGCCCGATACCGACCTGCCGGTCGGCGCGCTGACCGAGAAGGATCGCAAGGACCTCGACGCGGTGCTCGCCACGGGCGTCGACTGGGTCGCGCTGTCCTTCGTGCAGCGGCCGGAAGATCTGGCCGAAGCGCGCAAGATCGCGCGCGGCCGCGCGCTCATCATGGCCAAGATCGAAAAGCCGCAGGCTGTCGCCCGGCTGGCCGAGATCATCGAATTGTCCGACGCGCTGATGGTCGCCCGTGGCGATCTCGGCGTCGAGATGCCGTTGGAAGCCGTGCCCGGCATCCAGAAGCAGATAACGCGCGCCGCGCGCCGCGCCGGCAAGCCCGTGGTGGTCGCTACGCAGATGCTGGAATCGATGATCACCGCCCCGGTGCCGACCCGCGCCGAGGTCTCCGACGTTTCGATCGCCGTCTTCGAAGGGGCCGACGCCATCATGCTGTCGGCGGAATCGGCGGCGGGCGCCTATCCCGTCGAGGCGGTTGCCATGATGAACCGCATCGCCACCAAAGTCGAAACAGATCCGACTTATGCCGGCATCATCAACGCACAGCGTTCGGAGCCGGAAGCGACCGGTGCGGATGCCATTTCGCTGGCCGCCCGCGAAATCGCCGAAACGCTGAAACTGTCGGCGATCGTCACCTACACGGCATCAGGCACCACCGGCCTGCGCGCCGCGCGTGAGCGCCCACAGGTGCCGATCATCGCGCTGTCACCGATCGTCGACACGGCGCGGCGGCTGTCGCTTTTGTGGGGCACGCATTGCGTGGTGTCGCCGGACGCCACGGATCTCGACGACATGGTCAACCGCGCCTGCCGCATTGCGCTGGAAGAAGACTTCG
Coding sequences within:
- a CDS encoding LysR family transcriptional regulator, producing MDDIDWNLIKSFVTVAETGSLSAAARKLSASQPTLGRHIGELEQALGVTLFRRGRSGYALTEAGATLFERGKAVSEQANAFSRLALGSVEAIEGTVRIAASEVVAAYVLPDMMARLGIEEPGIEVEIVASNQVENLLRRDADIAIRMVKPAQNELVARKVCDIALRACAAISYLKRQGRPLGPADLVNHALIGFDRSDEMIRAFSQYGASVTRNSFRFRADNQIVLWEAVRAGNGIGLGQEPLADRDPLVEKVLPGLPLPALPVWLAMHRDVRGSVRIRRVADFLHEELRRYSAGAASGANSAR
- a CDS encoding MFS transporter, whose amino-acid sequence is MNASNAMQTAIRGRWAVAAIFLANGFLTGSWAPQIPVFLTRLDISKFTLGLLILLFGAGAVTAMTWCGHLISRHGSRTVLRWFGLCGSLGLLVVALAPNVPLAAAAMFIFGGSIGGMDVAMNANAVVVERRLGRAIMSSSHGFWSLGGFAGGALGGFAIQTYGHFAHAAVVTALAFAAIAAAVPHIVAENRPQAAEHHKFTLPANPLVYLIGLMALLTMISEGAVLDWAALYLRQELGADLAVAGLAYAAFSGVMAIMRFFGDGVRNRFGAVTTLRGSAVFAAAGMLIAGLSPSPWLVIAAFALCGFGIANMVPIIFSAGGNQEGMSSGTGMSVVTTMGYSGILVAPSAIGFVAEHFSFGPIFIAMAGLLIVVLLMAGLAHRAEFAPDAAPAE
- a CDS encoding DUF1244 domain-containing protein; protein product: MTKLGDEQKRDFEAAAFRRLVTHLRERSDVQNIDLMNLAGFCRNCLSNWYREAANAEGVDLSKDQSREIVYGMPYAQWQALNQTEASDAKKAEFEARRPRDH
- a CDS encoding N-formylglutamate amidohydrolase is translated as MTRSTVFAPFDIVEGDRKRGIVLLADHARRDLPEEYGSLGLPSAEFGRHIAYDIGVEAVTRELAALLDVPAVLANFSRLLIDPNRGEDDPTLIRQLYDGTIIPGNYPMAPEERERRLDRFYRPYHDAVGAMIASVVQATGKAPFIFSVHSFTPAMQGRQRPWHVGILWDKDDRAARQLIDMLAEDKDLIVGDNEPYDGALRGDTMFRHAIVNGYAHALIEIRQDLIADQQGILAWAERLAPIVDGIDRRPDIHAVKMFGSRTGPL
- a CDS encoding DUF1036 domain-containing protein, with amino-acid sequence MPFLILTVGASAMVMASPAHADFRVCNATQNLVGVGIGYRAKAGWITEGWWHIDGSSCKTLIEGPLSSRFYYLYAEDAERGGRWDGPINMCVAEKEFKIAGVSDCVARGFQRAGFQEYDTGEQASWMVQLTDEPATGGAPAAPGTNSQ
- the pyk gene encoding pyruvate kinase, giving the protein MRRSRKVKILATIGPASSSEEMLKKLFEAGADVFRINMSHTDHELMRTLVARIRAVEEKVGRPIGILADLQGPKLRVGKFANGKEVLTLGQTFTLDDNPEPGTSTRVYLPHPEILSSVEAGHRLLIDDGKLELKAVKSDGKSIVCTVIAGTTISDKKGVSLPDTDLPVGALTEKDRKDLDAVLATGVDWVALSFVQRPEDLAEARKIARGRALIMAKIEKPQAVARLAEIIELSDALMVARGDLGVEMPLEAVPGIQKQITRAARRAGKPVVVATQMLESMITAPVPTRAEVSDVSIAVFEGADAIMLSAESAAGAYPVEAVAMMNRIATKVETDPTYAGIINAQRSEPEATGADAISLAAREIAETLKLSAIVTYTASGTTGLRAARERPQVPIIALSPIVDTARRLSLLWGTHCVVSPDATDLDDMVNRACRIALEEDFGKPGDRVIITAGVPLRTPGSTNMLRIAYVGSETGR